A stretch of Vespula vulgaris chromosome 15, iyVesVulg1.1, whole genome shotgun sequence DNA encodes these proteins:
- the LOC127069402 gene encoding GTP-binding protein Di-Ras2, with protein sequence MPEQSNDYRVVVFGAGGVGKSSLVLRFVKGTFRESYIPTIEDTYRQVISCNKNICTLQITDTTGSHQFPAMQRLSISKGHAFILVYSVCSRQSFEELRPIWAVIRELKGQEISQIPIMLVGNKCDESPSVREVSMSEGAAEAANWGCGFLETSAKTNHNVNALFRDLLTLEKNRSVSLQPVESHNAISLKEKCEVM encoded by the exons ATGCCGGAGCAGAGCAACGACTATCGTGTCGTCGTGTTTGGGGCGGGTGGCGTTGGCAAAAGTTCTCTCGTCCTGCGCTTCGTGAAAGGAACCTTTCGTGAGTCCTATATACCAACCATCGAGGATACTTATAGACAG GTGATAAGCTGCAACAAAAACATATGCACGCTTCAAATTACGGACACAACCGGCTCCCATCAGTTTCCCGCGATGCAACGACTCTCCATAAGTAAGGGTCACGCCTTCATCCTGGTATATTCGGTATGCTCACGGCAAAGTTTCGAGGAGCTACGACCGATCTGGGCTGTGATAAGGGAGCTGAAGGGTCAAGAAATCTCACAGATACCGATAATGCTG GTTGGTAATAAATGTGACGAGAGTCCTTCCGTACGCGAAGTTTCGATGAGCGAAGGCGCAGCGGAAGCAGCCAATTGGGGCTGTGGTTTCTTGGAGACATCCGCGAAGACTAATCACAACGTTAACGCGCTCTTCCGGGATCTTCTTACTCTCGAGAAGAATCGCTCCGTCTCGTTGCAGCCGGTAGAAAGTCACAATGCGATAAGCCTGAAGGAGAAATGCGAGGTCATGTAA